One region of Cydia pomonella isolate Wapato2018A chromosome 9, ilCydPomo1, whole genome shotgun sequence genomic DNA includes:
- the LOC133521177 gene encoding chromodomain-helicase-DNA-binding protein Mi-2 homolog isoform X2 — MASDDEVDGSFAGDEDVEEGEGQNENSGESDEAPPKEDDEYSPEDGRKKKKGKKRKARGEDKKGRKKKKKRKNESEDDDEFGLEIEAEGDSDYALSAMTSKKSRKGRGRHNTTPSTPAASDSGSGMPTVEEVCSSFELSDVDIQYTDADFENLTSYKLFQQHVRPLLVKENPKVPVSKLMMLVAAKWRLFCESNPNLGGGSNMGSEENTNTSTASDYVPKARAGRPPKEPKNDEKVDDVEEEEEEADSDGTPAPRKRGRKAKHAARGKPGRKPKVPTLKIKFSKRKRTSSEEDPEGSAGANSESDAEFEQMLAEAEEPKPAPAPAAAEDAAAPADDGTPVCTLPPAHNSESDEQFEQMLAEAEEPKPAPAPAAAEDAAAPADDGTPVCTLPPAHNSESDEQFEQMLAEAEEPKPAPAPAAAEDAAAPADDGTPVCTLPPAHNSESDEQFEQMLAEAEEPKPAPAPAAAEDAAAPADDGTPVCTLPPAHNSESDEQFEQMLAEAEEPKPAPAPAAAEDAAAPADDGTPVCTLPPAHNSESDEQFEQMLAEAEEPKPAPAPAAAEDAAAPADDGTPAPKKKAKTKIGNKSKKKRNKLKTTNKFPDGAEGEQEHQDYCEVCQQGGEIILCDTCPRAYHLVCLEPELEETPEGRWSCPHCEAEGNQDQDDDDEHQEFCRICKDGGELLCCDSCPSAYHRFCLNPPLEEVPDGEWKCPRCSCPPIDGKVNKILTWRWKEHSAKSKAPREREFFVKWHDRSYWHCSWISELQLDVFHPLMYRYYMRKYDTEEPPKLEEPLDEQDGRYKRIKSKQGQDSDEKALEEKYYRYGVKPEWLIVHRVINHRTSRDGTTYFLVKWRDLSYDQATWESEHADIVGLKQAVEYYQDMRSYITSEGKSKGSKGKKAGRKSKTRDPIDDDESSSGQQVKVAGHKYCPPPDKPVSNLNKKYEEQPPFLYETGMQLHPYQLEGLNWLRYSWGQGIDTILADEMGLGKTIQTVTFLYSLFKEGHCKGPFLVSVPLSTIINWEREFELWAPDLYCITYVGDKDSRAVIRENELTFDDGANRGGRPSKIKSQVKFNVLLTSYELISIDATCLGSIDWAVLVVDEAHRLKSNQSKFFRLLAGYHINYKLLLTGTPLQNNLEELFHLLNFLNKDKFNELAAFQNEFADVSKEEQVKRLHEMLGPHMLRRLKADVLKNMPTKSEFIVRVELSPMQKKYYKYILTRNYEALNPKSGGQTVSLLNVMMDLKKCCNHPYLFPVAAEEAPLGAHGNYDTSALIKASGKLVLLAKMLQKLKEQGHRVLIFSQMTKMLDILEDFLEGTGYKYERIDGGITGPTRQEAIDRFNAPGAQQFVFLLSTRAGGLGINLATADTVIIYDSDWNPHNDIQAFSRAHRIGQANKVMIYRFVTRNSVEERVTQVAKRKMMLTHLVVRPGMGGKGANFTKQELDDILRFGTEELFKEDEGKEEAIHYDDKAVSDLLDRSKEGIESKESWANEYLSSFKVASYSTKEGENEEEVDTEIIKQEAENTDPAYWIKLLRHHYEQHQEDQARTLGKGKRVRKQVNYNDGSVAQTENREDSTWQENGSDYNSDFSQGSEDDKEDDDFDEKNDNGDLLSRRSKRRLERREERDRPLPPLLARVGGNMEVLGFNARQRKSFLNAIMRYGMPPQDAFNSQWLVRDLRGKSERNFKAYVSLFMRHLCEPGADNAETFADGVPREGLSRQHVLTRIGVMSLIRKKVQEFEHINGYYSMPELIRKPVEPVKIAGAAGESAAPSPAPSTATPITSAAPSPAPSSAAAPAVESADKEKEETPKEEKPEKEPKDEPMDTSDKEEREKSAEKETPKEEPAEAKAEPERRMSVDEEPPKEEEKKEEVKEEGQNEAEKEKPKEEPKEDDKKEDDKKSEKADSEASEKPSKDEKKDDDDDDVVLVKEEEDLKVERRKFMFNIADGGFTELHTLWLNEERAAAPGREYEIWHRRHDYWLLAGIVTHGYGRWQDIQNDLRFAIINEPFKMDVGKGNFLEIKNKFLARRFKLLEQALVIEEQLRRAAYLNLTQDPNHPAMSLNARFAEVECLAESHQHLSKESLAGNKPANAVLHKVLNQLEELLSDMKSDVSRLPATLARIPPVAQRLQMSERSILSRLAATAGNPVPAAQMAAFPPGFAAAGALPGFAPAAAAAANFANFRPQYSVPGQPAGASSGSNKS; from the exons ATGGCTTCAGATGATGAAGTAGACGGTTCATTTGCAG gTGACGAGGACGTGGAGGAAGGTGAAGGTCAGAATGAAAATTCTGGGGAAAGTGATGAAGCACCACCTAAG GAGGATGATGAATACTCTCCAGAAGATGGCAGAAAGAAGAAAAAGGGGAAGAAAAGAAAGGCCCGTGGAGAAGACAAAAAGGgcagaaagaaaaagaagaagcgAAAGAATGAGAGTGAAGAT GATGACGAGTTTGGGTTAGAGATTGAAGCAGAAGGTGACAGTGACTATGCGCTAAGTGCTATGACAAGCAAGAAATCTCGCAAGGGCCGCGGCAGGCACAACACTACGCCCTCTACACCTGCTGCGTCTGACTCGGGCTCTG GCATGCCGACAGTCGAGGAAGTTTGCTCCTCGTTCGAACTCTCAGACGTGGACATTCAGTACACAGACGCGGACTTCGAGAACTTGACGTCCTACAAGCTTTTCCAGCAGCATGTCCGACCATTGCTGGTTAAAGAGAATCCTAAg GTGCCAGTTTCGAAACTGATGATGCTGGTAGCCGCCAAATGGCGCCTGTTCTGCGAGAGCAACCCCAACCTGGGCGGCGGCTCCAACATGGGCTCCGAGGAGAACACCAACACGTCCACGGCCTCCGACTACGTGCCTAAAGCTAGGGCTGGACGTCCGCCTAAGGAAccaaag AACGACGAAAAGGTGGACGAcgtggaggaggaggaggaggaggcgGACAGCGACGGCACGCCGGCGCCGCGCAAGCGCGGCCGCAAGGCCAAGCACGCCGCGCGCGGCAAGCCCGGCCGCAAGCCCAAAGTACCCACCTTGAAGATCAAGTTCAGCAAGCGCAAGCGGACCAGCAGC GAGGAGGACCCCGAGGGCAGCGCGGGGGCCAACTCGGAGTCGGACGCGGAGTTCGAGCAGATGCTGGCCGAGGCCGAGGAGCCCaagcccgcgcccgcgcccgccgccgccgaggacgCCGCCGCGCCTGCTGACGACGGCACGCCGGTATGTACACTACCACCAGCACACAACTCTGAGTCGGACGAGCAGTTCGAGCAGATGCTGGCCGAGGCCGAGGAGCCCaagcccgcgcccgcgcccgccgccgccgaggacgCCGCCGCGCCTGCTGACGACGGCACGCCGGTATGTACACTACCACCAGCACACAACTCTGAGTCGGACGAGCAGTTCGAGCAGATGCTGGCCGAGGCCGAGGAGCCCaagcccgcgcccgcgcccgccgccgccgaggacgCCGCCGCGCCTGCTGACGACGGCACGCCGGTATGTACACTACCACCAGCACACAACTCGGAGTCGGACGAGCAGTTCGAGCAGATGCTGGCCGAGGCCGAGGAGCCCaagcccgcgcccgcgcccgccgccgccgaggacgCCGCCGCGCCTGCTGACGACGGCACGCCGGTATGTACACTACCACCAGCACACAACTCTGAGTCGGACGAGCAGTTCGAGCAGATGCTGGCCGAGGCCGAGGAGCCCaagcccgcgcccgcgcccgccgccgccgaggacgCCGCCGCGCCTGCTGACGACGGCACGCCGGTATGTACACTACCACCAGCACACAACTCGGAGTCGGACGAGCAGTTCGAGCAGATGCTGGCCGAGGCCGAGGAGCCCaagcccgcgcccgcgcccgccgccgccgaggacgCCGCCGCGCCTGCTGACGACGGCACGCCG GCGCCAAAGAAGAAAGCCAAGACCAAGATTGGAAACAAGAGCAAGAAGAAGAGGAACAAGCTAAAGACCACCAACAAGTTCCCCGACGGCGCGGAGGGCGAGCAGGAGCACCAGGACTATTGCGAG GTGTGCCAACAAGGCGGCGAGATCATCCTCTGCGACACGTGCCCGCGCGCCTACCACTTGGTGTGCCTGGAGCCCGAGCTGGAGGAGACGCCCGAGGGCCGCTGGTCGTGCCCGCACTGCGAGGCCGAGGGCAACCAGGACCAGGACGACGACGACGAGCATCAGGAGTTCTGCAG AATTTGCAAGGACGGCGGCGAACTGCTCTGCTGCGACTCGTGCCCGTCGGCCTACCATCGCTTCTGTCTCAACCCACCGCTCGAGGAGGTGCCGGACGGGGAGTGGAAATGTCCGCGGTGCAGT tGTCCTCCAATAGACGGCAAAGTAAACAAGATCCTAACATGGCGCTGGAAGGAGCACTCGGCCAAGTCCAAGGCGCCGCGGGAACGAGAGTTCTTCGTCAAGTGGCACGACCGCTCCTACTGGCACTGCAGCTGGATCTCAGAATTGCAG TTGGATGTGTTCCATCCACTGATGTATCGTTACTACATGCGCAAATACGACACGgaggaaccgccgaaacttgaagAGCCGCTCGACGAACAAGATGGCCGATACAAGCGCATCAAGAGCAAGCAAGGCCAGGATTCCGACGAGAAGGCACTGGAGGAGAAATACTACAG ATACGGCGTGAAGCCGGAATGGCTGATCGTGCACCGCGTGATCAACCACCGCACGAGCCGCGACGGCACTACGTACTTCCTGGTGAAGTGGCGCGACCTGTCCTACGACCAGGCCACCTGGGAGTCCGAGCACGCCGATATCGTGGGCCTCAAGCAGGCCGTCGAGTATTATCAG GATATGCGTTCCTACATCACTTCGGAAGGCAAATCGAAGGGAAGCAAAGGCAAGAAAGCCGGGCGCAAGAGCAAGACCCGCGACCCCATCGACGACGACGAGAGCAGCAGCGGCCAGCAGGTGAAGGTGGCCGGCCACAAGTACTGCCCGCCGCCCGACAAGCCCGTCTCCAACCTCAACAAGAAGTACGAGGAGCAGCCGCCCTTCCTCTACGAGACCGGCATGCAGCTGCACCCCTACCAGCTGGAGGGGCTCAACTGGCTGCGCTACTCCTGGGGCCAGGGCATCGACACCATCCTCGCCGACGAGATGGGGCTCGGCAAGACCATCCAGACCGTCACCTTCCTCTACTCCCTCTTCAAGGAGGGACACTGCAAGGGGCCGTTCTTGGTCTCGGTCCCTCTCTCCACCATCATCAATTGGGAGAGAGAATTCGAACTGTGGGCGCCGGATCTATACTGCATCACTTACGTCGGTGACAAGGATTCGAGAGCGGTCATTAGAGAGAACGAGTTGACGTTCGACGATGGCGCTAATAGAGGCGGCAGACCGTCAAAAATTAAGTCTCAGGTCAAATTTAATGTCTTGCTGACTTCGTACGAATTGATCTCAATCGACGCTACGTGTCTCGGCTCCATCGACTGGGCCGTGCTAGTCGTCGACGAAGCCCACAGACTAAAGAGCAACCAGTCTAAATTCTTCAGGCTGCTCGCTGGCTACCACATCAACTACAAACTTTTGCTCACTGGTACTCCCCTTCAGAACAATCTCGAGGAGTTGTTCCATCTTTTGAATTTCTTGAACAAGGACAAATTTAACGAACTCGCCGCGTTCCAGAACGAGTTCGCAGACGTTTCGAAAGAGGAGCAAGTCAAGAGGCTTCACGAAATGCTGGGGCCGCATATGCTGCGACGACTTAAAGCCGACGTGCTGAAGAACATGCCCACCAAGTCAGAGTTCATCGTGCGCGTCGAGCTATCTCCCATGCAgaagaaatattataaatacattttgacgAGGAATTACGAAGCTCTAAACCCGAAGAGTGGAGGTCAAACAGTGTCTCTGTTGAACGTGATGATGGATTTGAAGAAATGCTGCAACCATCCTTATCTCTTCCCCGTGGCGGCCGAAGAAGCGCCGCTAGGAGCTCACGGAAACTACGACACGTCTGCTCTAATCAAGGCTTCGGGAAAACTCGTTCTTTTGGCTAAAATGTTGCAGAAGCTCAAGGAGCAAGGCCACAGAGTTCTTATTTTCTCACAGATGACAAAAATGTTGGATATCCTCGAAGACTTTTTAGAAGGCACTGGTTACAAGTATGAGAGAATCGACGGCGGCATCACTGGACCCACCCGTCAGGAAGCCATCGATAGGTTCAACGCTCCAGGCGCCCAACAGTTCGTGTTCTTGCTGTCCACGAGAGCAGGTGGTCTGGGTATCAATTTGGCCACCGCCGACACTGTCATCATTTACGACTCCGATTGGAATCCTCACAACGACATCCAGGCGTTCTCCCGTGCCCATCGTATCGGTCAAGCGAACAAAGTGATGATCTACCGCTTCGTCACACGCAACAGTGTCGAGGAGCGAGTCACACAGGTCGCCAAGAGGAAGATGATGTTGACTCACTTGGTCGTACGCCCTGGCATGGGCGGCAAAGGCGCCAACTTCACCAAACAGGAGTTGGACGATATTCTCCGATTTGGTACCGAAGAGTTATTCAAAGAAGATGAGGGCAAAGAAGAAGCCATCCATTACGACGATAAAGCAGTATCAGATCTGCTCGATCGATCAAAGGAGGGTATCGAATCGAAGGAATCATGGGCTAACGAATATCTCAGTTCCTTCAAAGTGGCCAGCTACTCCACAAAGGAAGGCGAAAACGAGGAGGAAGTTGACACGGAGATTATCAAACAGGAAGCAGAGAACACCGACCCGGCGTACTGGATTAAACTGCTCCGGCACCATTACGAGCAGCACCAGGAAGACCAGGCGCGAACACTCGGCAAAGGCAAACGAGTGCGCAAACAGGTCAACTACAACGACGGCAGCGTCGCGCAAACAGAGAACAGGGAGGACTCGACGTGGCAGGAGAACGGCTCGGATTACAACTCTGACTTTTCCCAGGGCAGCGAGGACGATAAGGAAGATGACGATTTCGATGAGAAGAATGACAACGGAGATCTGCTCAGTCGCCGCAGCAAGCGACGCCTCGAGAGACGGGAGGAGCGCGACCGGCCGCTGCCGCCGCTGCTCGCTCGCGTCGGAGGAAACATGGAAGTTCTCGGCTTCAACGCTCGCCAAAGGAAGTCCTTCCTCAACGCCATCATGCGATACGGCATGCCGCCCCAGGACGCGTTCAACTCGCAATGGCTAGTGCGCGATCTCCGAGGCAAATCCGAAAGGAACTTCAAGGCTTACGTGTCACTGTTTATGCGGCATCTGTGCGAGCCCGGTGCGGATAACGCGGAAACATTCGCCGACGGTGTGCCTCGCGAGGGCCTGTCGCGGCAGCACGTGCTGACGAGGATCGGCGTCATGAGCTTGATAAGGAAGAAGGTGCAGGAGTTCGAGCACATCAACGGTTACTACAGCATGCCAGAACTTATCCGCAAACCGGTGGAGCCGGTGAAGATTGCAGGAGCCGCCGGTGAAAGTGCCGCTCCGAGCCCCGCTCCCTCCACCGCCACGCCTATCACTTCCGCCGCGCCTTCACCTGCGCCGTCGTCGGCGGCCGCTCCCGCTGTCGAAAGCGCCgacaaagaaaaagaagaaacgCCGAAGGAGGAAAAACCTGAAAAGGAACCTAAAGACGAGCCGATGGACACCAGTGACAAAGAGGAGCGCGAGAAATCTGCAGAAAAAGAAACTCCTAAGGAAGAGCCGGCTGAGGCTAAAGCCGAGCCGGAGCGTCGCATGTCCGTCGACGAGGAGCCTCCTAAGGAGGAGGagaaaaaggaggaggttaaaGAGGAAGGTCAAAATGAAGCTGAGAAGGAGAAGCCTAAGGAGGAGCCGAAAGAGGACGATAAGAAGGAGGATGACAAGAAGAGCGAGAAGGCGGACTCTGAGGCCTCCGAGAAACCGAGCAAAGATGAGAAGAAGGATGACGACGATGATGATGTCGTGCTGGTCAAGGAGGAGGAGGATCTCAAG gTGGAGCGACGCAAGTTCATGTTCAACATCGCCGACGGCGGCTTCACGGAGCTGCACACGCTGTGGCTCAACGAggagcgcgccgccgcgcccggcCGCGAGTACGAGATCTGGCACCGCCGCCACGACTACTGGCTGCTCGCCGGCATCGTCACGCACGGCTACGGCCGCTGGCAGGACATCCAGAACGACCTGCGCTTCGCCATCATCAACGAGCCCTTCAAGATGGATGTCGGCAAAGGAAACTTCCTCGAGATCAAGAACAAGTTCCTAGCGAGGAGGTTTAAG CTGTTGGAGCAAGCGCTGGTAATCGAGGAGCAACTCCGGCGAGCGGCGTACCTGAACCTGACGCAGGACCCGAACCACCCCGCCATGTCGCTGAACGCGCGCTTCGCCGAGGTGGAGTGCCTCGCCGAGTCGCACCAGCACCTCAGCAAGGAGTCGCTCGCCGGCAACAAGCCGGCCAACGCCGTGCTGCACAAG GTGCTGAACCAGCTGGAGGAGCTGCTGTCGGACATGAAGTCGGACGTGTCGCGGCTGCCGGCCACGCTGGCGCGCATCCCGCCGGTGGCGCAGCGCCTGCAGATGTCGGAGCGCTCCATCCTGTCCCGCCTCGCCGCCACCGCCGGCAACCCCGTGCCCGCCG CGCAAATGGCGGCGTTCCCCCCCGGGttcgcggcggcgggcgcgctgCCGGGCTtcgcgccggcggcggcggcggcggccaaCTTCGCCAACTTCCGGCCGCAGTACTCCGTGCCCGGCCAGCCCGCCGGCGCCTCCTCCGGCTCCAAC AAATCATAA